From a single Brassica oleracea var. oleracea cultivar TO1000 chromosome C5, BOL, whole genome shotgun sequence genomic region:
- the LOC106295894 gene encoding 26S proteasome non-ATPase regulatory subunit 11 homolog, translated as MVSYPATTETISLALEANSSEAIQILYQVLEDPSSSPEALRVKEQAITNLCDRLTEEKRGEDLRTLLTKLRPFFSLIPKAKTAKIVRGIIDAVAKIPGTTDLQITLCKEMVQWTRAEKRTFLRQRVEARLAALLMENKEYVEALALLSTLVKEVRRLDDKLLLVDIDLLESKLHFSLRNLPKAKAALTAARTAANAIYVPPAQQGTIDLQSGILHAEEKDYKTGYSYFFEAFESFNALGDSRAVFSLKYMLLCKIMVSQADDVAGIISSKAGLQYVGPDLDAMKAVADAHSKRSLKLFENALRDYKAQLEDDPIVHRHLSSLYDTLLEQNLCRLIEPFSRVEIAHIAELIGLPVDHVEKKLSQMILDKKFAGTLDQGAGCLIIFEDPKADAIYSATLDTIANMEKVVDSLYVRSAKIMA; from the coding sequence ATGGTTTCGTATCCCGCTACCACCGAGACTATCTCTCTAGCTCTAGAAGCCAACAGCTCAGAGGCTATCCAGATACTCTACCAGGTCTTGGAAGACCCTTCTTCATCTCCAGAGGCTCTCCGTGTCAAGGAGCAAGCCATTACTAACCTCTGCGACCGTCTCACCGAAGAGAAGCGAGGCGAGGATCTCCGCACGCTCTTGACCAAGCTGAGACCTTTCTTTTCCCTAATCCCCAAGGCCAAGACGGCCAAAATCGTCAGAGGAATCATCGACGCCGTGGCCAAGATACCCGGAACGACTGATCTCCAGATCACTCTCTGCAAGGAGATGGTGCAGTGGACCCGCGCCGAGAAGCGTACTTTCCTCAGGCAGCGTGTGGAGGCGAGGCTCGCTGCTCTTTTGATGGAGAACAAGGAGTATGTTGAGGCTTTGGCGTTGCTGAGTACTCTGGTGAAAGAGGTTAGGAGGTTGGATGATAAGCTTCTTCTCGTTGACATTGACTTGCTTGAGAGCAAACTTCACTTCTCGTTGAGGAACTTACCCAAGGCGAAAGCTGCGCTCACCGCAGCTAGGACTGCTGCTAACGCTATCTATGTTCCGCCGGCGCAGCAAGGTACTATTGATCTGCAGAGTGGGATTCTTCACGCTGAGGAGAAGGATTACAAAACCGGATACAGCTACTTCTTTGAAGCCTTTGAGTCTTTCAACGCTCTTGGAGATTCGAGAGCTGTTTTCAGTTTGAAGTACATGTTGTTGTGCAAGATCATGGTCAGCCAAGCTGATGACGTTGCGGGAATCATCTCCTCAAAGGCGGGACTCCAGTACGTTGGCCCTGATCTTGATGCCATGAAGGCGGTGGCTGATGCTCACTCGAAGAGGTCGTTGAAGCTGTTTGAGAACGCGCTACGTGACTACAAGGCGCAGCTGGAGGATGACCCGATTGTCCACAGGCATCTCTCTTCTCTTTATGATACGCTTTTGGAGCAGAACCTCTGCCGTTTGATCGAGCCCTTCTCACGAGTTGAGATAGCTCACATTGCGGAGTTGATTGGGTTGCCTGTTGACCATGTGGAGAAGAAGCTGTCTCAGATGATTCTTGACAAGAAATTTGCGGGTACTTTGGATCAAGGAGCTGGGTGTCTCATCATATTCGAAGATCCAAAGGCGGATGCGATCTACTCGGCTACTCTTGACACCATTGCAAACATGGAGAAGGTCGTTGACAGCCTTTATGTCCGGTCTGCCAAAATCATGGCTTGA
- the LOC106293341 gene encoding dof zinc finger protein DOF1.5, translated as MASQNSQGIKLFGKTITFNANNLTHTIKKEEQQQQPEIQTKSAVGSPSSDLTAEKRPDKIIACPRCKSMETKFCYFNNYNVNQPRHFCKGCQRYWTAGGALRNVPVGAGRRKAKPPGRVGGFEELLGAATATVDQVELDALLVEEWRAAASHGGFRHDFPAKRLRCYTDGQSC; from the coding sequence ATGGCCTCCCAAAATTCCCAAGGGATTAAACTCTTCGGCAAAACCATAACATTCAACGCTAATAATCTCACACATACGATTAAAAAAGAAGAGCAGCAACAACAGCCAGAGATACAAACAAAATCAGCCGTTGGATCACCATCATCAGATCTAACGGCCGAGAAGCGTCCAGACAAGATCATAGCATGTCCGAGATGCAAGAGCATGGAGACAAAGTTCTGTTACTTCAATAACTACAACGTTAATCAACCAAGACACTTCTGCAAAGGTTGTCAGCGTTACTGGACCGCCGGTGGAGCTCTCAGGAATGTTCCCGTCGGCGCCGGTCGTCGGAAAGCCAAGCCTCCGGGTCGTGTCGGTGGGTTCGAAGAGTTGCTTGGTGCTGCGACTGCAACCGTTGATCAGGTCGAGCTTGACGCTTTGCTAGTGGAAGAGTGGCGAGCAGCGGCTTCTCACGGTGGTTTCCGGCATGATTTTCCGGCGAAGAGACTACGTTGCTATACCGATGGTCAATCTTGTTAA
- the LOC106343680 gene encoding protein BPS1, chloroplastic-like translates to MSHRIKDHPPRVFFRCGNPFKNLFPKTNNARISPNLLSLLNSFETNLMLSIRELIPKGDGKAILTVSWMKEAMASLCETHKSIRTLVTDLELHVSDLEENFIYIYSSISSKLLELCNSFTSELDRLNHGSLLLKFTLSKLETSSCSEEIYLLHLESWRQHMASKNPRFENWGAILSSLVESLKQHHHSLPKKKLSGKGKVLLRALYGVQVKTLYITSVFAAVFSRSSNNLLYLTIPNMEEVPWTQAFMELQNMVNPEIKNAFLSDRFTVIKDLEAVELGVKKLHKAVQEGSDTNVLVEVLKKSVIKLSERFDLVSKETGCLLKTVISARDALVERLWTKYEEELGVKLPMMISVKRLVCE, encoded by the coding sequence ATGAGCCACCGTATAAAAGATCATCCACCAAGAGTGTTCTTCCGCTGTGGAAACCCATTCAAGAATCTATTTCCCAAGACCAACAATGCACGCATATCCCCAAATCTTCTCTCACTGTTGAACAGTTTCGAGACAAACTTGATGTTATCAATTAGAGAACTTATACCAAAGGGTGATGGGAAGGCTATTCTCACAGTTTCTTGGATGAAGGAAGCAATGGCATCTCTGTGTGAGACACACAAGAGTATCAGGACACTCGTGACCGATCTAGAGCTTCATGTCTCGGACTTGGAAGAAAACTTTATTTATATCTACTCTAGCATTAGCTCGAAGCTGCTTGAACTCTGCAACTCCTTCACCTCAGAGCTCGACCGTCTCAACCACGGAAGCCTATTACTCAAGTTTACTTTGAGCAAGCTGGAGACTAGCAGTTGTTCTGAGGAAATTTATTTGTTGCATCTTGAGAGCTGGAGGCAGCACATGGCTTCCAAGAACCCGAGGTTCGAAAACTGGGGCGCGATTTTGAGCAGTCTTGTTGAATCGTTGAAACAACATCATCATAGTCTCCCCAAGAAGAAACTATCTGGAAAAGGAAAAGTCCTCCTACGAGCTCTATACGGTGTACAGGTCAAGACTCTGTACATAACCAGCGTGTTTGCTGCAGTGTTTTCTCGTTCTTCTAATAATCTCTTGTATCTAACCATTCCAAATATGGAGGAGGTTCCATGGACGCAAGCTTTCATGGAACTGCAGAACATGGTTAACCCGGAGATCAAAAACGCATTCTTATCAGACAGGTTCACGGTTATTAAAGATCTAGAGGCAGTTGAATTAGGTGTGAAGAAGCTTCACAAAGCAGTCCAAGAAGGGTCGGATACTAATGTATTGGTGGAGGTATTGAAGAAATCAGTGATTAAACTCTCGGAGAGGTTTGATCTTGTCTCCAAGGAAACAGGTTGCTTGCTGAAGACAGTGATCTCTGCTCGAGACGCATTGGTGGAGAGGCTGTGGACCAAATATGAAGAGGAGTTAGGAGTTAAATTGCCCATGATGATAAGTGTTAAGAGACTTGTTTGTGAATAG